A stretch of Verrucomicrobiota bacterium DNA encodes these proteins:
- a CDS encoding metal ABC transporter ATP-binding protein has protein sequence MSTPHHEREPMLRIEDLTVSYHRVPAIHHLSLSLSSGHCVGLFGPNGAGKSTLLKSVAGLLNPETGRILIEGIALDQAASLIAYLPQRESVDWDFPVTVRGLVEMGRYHQVGLIGSFSQRDQTAVEEALELFSLTPLARRQIKELSGGQQQRAFLARAWAQEADLYLLDEPFAGLDRTSAAALASALGTLRERGKLLLVSHHALAEAESLFDTAILLNGELVACGPTSEALSPQNLECAYGTAIYSGTHYHS, from the coding sequence ATGAGCACACCGCACCATGAGAGAGAGCCGATGCTCCGCATCGAGGATCTGACGGTGAGTTATCACCGGGTTCCCGCGATCCATCACCTCTCGCTCTCACTTTCCTCGGGACACTGCGTGGGTCTTTTCGGTCCGAATGGTGCTGGTAAATCGACACTTCTTAAATCTGTTGCCGGATTGTTAAATCCGGAAACGGGTCGCATCCTCATTGAAGGAATCGCCCTTGATCAAGCGGCCTCCCTCATCGCCTACCTTCCCCAGCGAGAATCGGTGGACTGGGACTTTCCGGTGACAGTACGCGGACTTGTCGAGATGGGGCGCTATCATCAGGTTGGACTTATTGGATCATTTTCCCAACGCGATCAGACGGCCGTTGAGGAGGCTCTGGAACTCTTCAGCCTGACACCGCTGGCACGCCGCCAGATCAAGGAACTCTCCGGAGGCCAGCAGCAGAGGGCCTTCCTCGCGCGTGCCTGGGCCCAGGAGGCAGACCTCTACCTTCTCGACGAGCCGTTCGCTGGACTCGACCGTACCAGCGCAGCAGCCCTAGCATCCGCCCTAGGGACTCTTCGAGAGCGGGGGAAACTCCTGCTAGTCTCACACCATGCCCTGGCAGAAGCAGAGTCCCTCTTCGACACTGCTATCCTACTCAACGGAGAGCTAGTTGCCTGCGGTCCCACATCGGAAGCCCTCAGTCCTCAAAATCTAGAGTGCGCCTATGGCACGGCGATCTACTCCGGGACTCATTATCATTCCTGA
- a CDS encoding HupE/UreJ family protein, translated as MKRHLPLLLLIGLFGSAVAATAHPSQFHSQDMAGVARAGFLHPLTGIDHFLVMVAVGLWAVQIGGRALWLLPSSFVGSMMIGGAMGLDLCGVHQPFVEHGILASIVLLGAALGMAWRPSLLISSLCVGAAGLCHGYIHGSEMPSGVLPVMFFAGMIIVTSLLHASGVGAGLLLRDQKFAMLMRTAGLCLLAFAVYDFYF; from the coding sequence ATGAAACGCCATCTTCCCCTCCTGCTGCTCATAGGTCTTTTCGGATCCGCAGTTGCCGCAACAGCCCACCCTTCCCAGTTCCACTCTCAGGATATGGCGGGAGTAGCTCGGGCGGGTTTCCTTCATCCTCTGACCGGAATTGATCATTTTCTTGTCATGGTGGCCGTGGGTCTCTGGGCCGTTCAGATAGGCGGTCGCGCCCTCTGGCTTCTCCCCTCCTCCTTCGTCGGCTCCATGATGATTGGAGGCGCCATGGGCCTGGACCTCTGCGGAGTCCATCAACCTTTTGTCGAGCATGGCATCCTCGCTTCGATTGTCCTGCTCGGTGCGGCCTTGGGTATGGCCTGGCGCCCTTCCCTGCTGATTTCCTCCCTCTGCGTCGGTGCAGCAGGACTCTGTCATGGTTATATCCATGGCTCGGAGATGCCATCAGGAGTTCTTCCTGTCATGTTCTTTGCTGGCATGATCATCGTCACCTCACTACTCCATGCCAGTGGTGTGGGCGCAGGATTGCTCCTTCGGGATCAAAAATTTGCCATGCTGATGCGGACCGCCGGACTCTGCCTCCTCGCTTTTGCGGTCTACGACTTCTATTTCTAG
- a CDS encoding alkylphosphonate utilization protein, producing the protein MGEPACPECTMEEVIAHPDKWECVTCGFEWNKAPEEEVPDGPRIVKDAYGVVLADGDCVVLIKDLKLGGTSVLKGGSKSKPIKLGEGDHEISCKVDGMSVGLKACFVKKA; encoded by the coding sequence ATGGGCGAGCCCGCCTGCCCTGAGTGCACGATGGAGGAGGTGATCGCCCACCCCGACAAATGGGAGTGCGTCACCTGTGGCTTTGAATGGAATAAAGCCCCAGAGGAGGAAGTGCCTGATGGTCCACGCATCGTCAAAGATGCCTACGGGGTTGTGTTGGCTGACGGCGACTGTGTCGTCCTGATCAAGGATCTCAAACTGGGGGGCACCTCCGTTCTCAAGGGGGGATCCAAGTCCAAGCCCATCAAGCTAGGTGAGGGCGATCATGAGATCTCCTGCAAGGTCGATGGGATGTCCGTCGGCCTCAAAGCCTGTTTTGTTAAAAAGGCGTGA
- the ftsH gene encoding ATP-dependent zinc metalloprotease FtsH — translation MPDETPDSQNSNSSKPKRPPGAPEPQFNWRGLLLFAIAFALIGGAFLFRGSSMVATDEITLPKFESLLKEGKIISTQDKPMELVIEEGRNTQYLSGYYRKKAVPPATEEIPTPFKTSVYMPFNGTTLEKELAAAGITPNVRPESNMLASTILNILPIALFLVVLYFFFRSQIKMAGRGAMNFGKSKAKMLAKEKNKITFKDVAGVEEAKDEVQELVEFLKDPKKFQKLGGRIPKGVLMIGAPGTGKTLLARAIAGEADVPFFNISGSDFVEMFVGVGASRVRDMFEQGRKNAPCLIFIDEIDAVGRHRGHGVGGGHDEREQTLNQLLVEMDGFDAQDGVIIIAATNRPDVLDPALLRPGRFDRQVTVSLPDVKGREEILRVHAKKVKLSESVDLSLIARGTPGYSGAELANVLNEAALMAARKGQSSIEQPDLEEARDKVRWGKERRSMAMSEQEKTSTAWHEAGHALLNVVIDHTHPLHKVTIIPRGQYLGATMYLPEGDKYATQRKEALAMLIMTMGGRIAEEMFTGDVSNGASGDIAQATKLARRMVCEWGMSNLGMIRFSDENELVFMGRDAGRSREYSESTAQQIDSEVKRLIDDAYRQATEVLEVQKEKVKLIAHALLEFETLEGSQVEDLINLGYMRNPPVIAQKPPPLPPPPSNTPSAEVSKPIEPDYPTGGLPAPVPA, via the coding sequence ATGCCAGACGAGACACCCGATTCCCAAAACAGCAACTCCTCCAAGCCAAAGCGCCCCCCCGGCGCTCCGGAGCCTCAATTCAACTGGCGCGGCCTGCTCCTATTCGCGATTGCCTTCGCCCTGATCGGCGGCGCCTTCCTGTTCCGGGGCTCCAGCATGGTCGCGACGGATGAGATCACCCTGCCGAAATTCGAAAGCCTGCTCAAGGAGGGCAAGATCATCTCTACCCAGGACAAGCCCATGGAACTGGTCATCGAGGAGGGGCGCAATACCCAGTACCTCTCCGGCTATTATCGGAAAAAAGCAGTTCCTCCAGCCACCGAGGAAATCCCGACCCCTTTCAAGACCTCCGTCTACATGCCCTTCAATGGCACGACCCTGGAAAAGGAACTCGCAGCAGCTGGCATCACTCCGAACGTCCGTCCTGAATCGAACATGCTGGCCTCGACCATCCTGAACATCCTGCCGATTGCCCTCTTTCTCGTCGTCCTCTACTTCTTCTTCCGCTCGCAGATCAAGATGGCGGGACGCGGCGCCATGAACTTCGGCAAAAGCAAGGCCAAGATGCTCGCCAAGGAGAAGAATAAGATCACCTTCAAGGACGTCGCCGGCGTCGAAGAGGCAAAGGACGAGGTCCAGGAGCTCGTGGAATTCCTCAAAGATCCCAAGAAATTCCAGAAACTGGGCGGCCGCATCCCCAAGGGCGTCCTCATGATCGGTGCACCCGGCACTGGCAAAACTCTGCTAGCCCGTGCCATTGCCGGCGAAGCCGATGTCCCCTTCTTCAACATCAGCGGTTCGGATTTTGTCGAAATGTTTGTCGGTGTCGGAGCCTCGCGCGTCCGCGACATGTTCGAACAGGGTCGTAAGAATGCCCCCTGCCTCATCTTCATCGACGAGATCGACGCCGTCGGCCGTCATCGCGGCCATGGAGTCGGCGGCGGACATGATGAACGCGAGCAAACCCTTAATCAACTCCTCGTGGAGATGGACGGATTCGACGCGCAGGACGGCGTCATCATCATCGCCGCCACCAACCGCCCCGATGTCCTTGATCCAGCGTTGCTGCGTCCGGGCCGCTTCGATCGTCAGGTCACCGTCAGCCTCCCTGATGTGAAGGGTCGTGAAGAAATCCTCCGGGTCCATGCCAAGAAGGTGAAACTCTCCGAATCGGTCGACCTGAGCCTGATTGCAAGAGGTACCCCCGGTTACTCCGGCGCGGAACTCGCGAATGTCCTCAATGAAGCAGCCCTCATGGCTGCCCGCAAGGGACAATCATCGATCGAACAGCCCGATCTCGAAGAGGCCCGTGACAAAGTTCGCTGGGGCAAGGAGCGCCGCAGTATGGCAATGAGTGAGCAGGAAAAAACCTCCACCGCCTGGCATGAGGCGGGCCATGCCCTGCTCAATGTGGTGATCGACCATACTCATCCGCTTCACAAGGTCACTATCATCCCGCGTGGCCAGTACCTGGGAGCCACCATGTACCTTCCCGAGGGCGACAAGTACGCCACCCAGCGCAAGGAGGCCCTCGCCATGTTGATCATGACCATGGGTGGACGCATCGCTGAGGAAATGTTCACAGGGGATGTCTCCAATGGTGCTTCCGGCGACATCGCCCAGGCTACAAAACTCGCCCGACGTATGGTCTGCGAGTGGGGTATGAGCAACCTTGGCATGATCCGCTTCAGCGATGAAAATGAACTTGTCTTCATGGGCCGTGACGCTGGCCGCTCGCGCGAATACAGCGAATCCACAGCTCAACAGATCGACAGCGAGGTCAAGCGCCTCATCGACGATGCCTACCGCCAAGCCACGGAGGTCCTTGAGGTGCAGAAAGAGAAGGTGAAACTTATCGCCCATGCCTTGTTGGAATTTGAAACCCTCGAGGGTTCACAAGTTGAGGATCTGATCAATCTCGGCTACATGCGTAATCCTCCCGTGATCGCCCAGAAGCCGCCTCCACTCCCGCCCCCACCTTCGAATACCCCTTCCGCCGAAGTGAGCAAACCGATTGAGCCGGACTACCCGACGGGTGGACTGCCGGCTCCGGTTCCGGCTTGA
- a CDS encoding NADP-dependent isocitrate dehydrogenase, with protein MSKPTIFYTKTDEAPALATYSFLPIVQAFTKHAGISVELRDISLAGRIIAAFPDFLTEDQKIDDALAELGALTLRPEANIIKLPNISASIPQLKAAIAELQSKGYKLPDYPDTPQTEAENEIRACYDKIKGSAVNPVLREGNSDRRAPKAVKEYARKHPHSMGEWSPDSKTSVATMGKNDFFSNEKSVTVPSATDVKIEFVGADGSTKILKEKTPLKAGEIIDSTVMSKKALVAFLGEQISRAKVDGVLFSLHMKATMMKVSDPIIFGHAVEVFFKDLITKHAAVIQELGVDFKNGFGDLVAKIQTLPADQKAAIEADIQQALANGPAIAMVNSDKGITNLHVPSDVIVDASMPAMIRAGGKMWDSAGKTQDTLAVIPDSCYAGVYQAVIDFCKKQGALDPKTMGSVPNVGLMAQAAEEYGSHNKTFEIPGNGVVRVTDASGKVLLETAVEQGDIWRACQTKDAPIQDWVKLAVNRARATGDPAIFWLDEKRAHDTAIIAKVKTYLAEHDTTGLDIRILPPAEACKLSLERIVLGKDTISVTGNVLRDYLTDLFPILEVGTSAKMLSIVPLMNGGGLFETGAGGSAPKHVQQFLEDNYLRWDSLGEFFALAPSFEHIAETFGNAKAKVLAETLDAATGKFLENDKSPGRKLGTIDNRGSHFYIALYWAQALAAQTQDSELNALFIPIAGELTANEEKIVAELNAVQGKAVDVGGYYLPDDAKANAALRPSQTLNAIIAKL; from the coding sequence ATGTCCAAGCCTACCATTTTCTACACCAAGACCGACGAGGCCCCTGCCCTTGCCACCTATTCCTTCCTGCCGATTGTTCAGGCCTTCACGAAGCATGCCGGGATCTCCGTAGAACTCCGCGACATCTCCCTTGCTGGTCGCATTATCGCGGCCTTCCCCGATTTCCTGACTGAGGATCAGAAAATCGATGACGCTCTTGCTGAATTGGGAGCCCTAACACTTCGCCCTGAGGCGAACATTATCAAGCTTCCGAACATCAGCGCCTCGATTCCCCAGCTGAAGGCTGCGATCGCCGAACTGCAGTCGAAGGGCTACAAGCTGCCCGACTATCCCGACACTCCGCAGACAGAGGCGGAGAATGAGATCCGTGCCTGCTACGACAAGATCAAGGGGAGCGCCGTCAACCCTGTCCTTCGCGAGGGGAACTCAGACCGTCGTGCGCCGAAGGCCGTCAAGGAGTACGCTCGCAAGCATCCCCACTCCATGGGTGAATGGAGCCCCGATTCCAAGACCAGCGTGGCTACCATGGGGAAGAACGACTTCTTCTCGAATGAGAAGTCAGTGACCGTTCCCTCAGCGACCGATGTGAAGATCGAGTTCGTGGGAGCTGACGGCAGTACAAAAATTCTCAAGGAGAAGACCCCGCTTAAGGCCGGTGAGATTATCGATAGCACGGTGATGAGCAAGAAGGCCCTTGTCGCTTTCCTCGGCGAGCAGATCTCGAGAGCAAAAGTGGATGGAGTCCTCTTCTCCCTCCACATGAAGGCGACAATGATGAAAGTCTCCGACCCGATTATCTTCGGCCATGCGGTCGAGGTCTTCTTCAAGGACCTGATCACCAAACACGCTGCGGTGATTCAGGAGCTCGGAGTCGATTTCAAGAATGGCTTCGGGGATCTTGTCGCCAAGATCCAGACGCTGCCTGCTGACCAGAAGGCCGCAATTGAGGCCGATATACAGCAGGCTCTAGCCAATGGACCGGCGATTGCCATGGTCAACTCCGACAAGGGAATCACCAATCTCCATGTCCCTAGCGATGTCATCGTGGATGCCTCGATGCCAGCCATGATCCGTGCCGGGGGTAAGATGTGGGATTCCGCAGGCAAGACTCAGGACACCCTTGCAGTCATTCCTGACAGCTGCTATGCGGGCGTCTATCAGGCAGTCATTGATTTCTGCAAGAAGCAGGGTGCTCTCGATCCGAAGACCATGGGATCTGTTCCGAATGTCGGTCTCATGGCCCAGGCCGCCGAGGAGTACGGCTCTCACAACAAGACATTCGAGATTCCCGGAAATGGCGTCGTCCGTGTCACGGATGCCTCCGGCAAGGTGCTGCTTGAGACCGCCGTTGAGCAGGGGGATATCTGGCGCGCCTGTCAGACCAAGGATGCGCCGATCCAGGATTGGGTGAAGCTCGCAGTGAACCGCGCCCGCGCCACCGGGGATCCTGCCATCTTCTGGCTGGACGAGAAGCGCGCTCACGACACCGCGATCATTGCCAAGGTGAAGACCTATCTTGCCGAGCACGATACCACGGGTCTCGATATCCGCATCTTACCTCCTGCCGAGGCCTGCAAGCTGAGTCTCGAGCGGATCGTCCTAGGTAAGGACACCATCTCGGTTACAGGCAATGTGCTGCGCGATTATCTAACAGATCTCTTCCCGATCCTAGAGGTCGGCACCAGCGCCAAGATGCTCTCCATTGTCCCGCTTATGAACGGTGGTGGCCTCTTCGAGACGGGTGCCGGAGGATCTGCTCCAAAACATGTGCAGCAGTTCCTGGAGGATAACTACCTCCGCTGGGATTCCCTAGGCGAGTTCTTCGCGCTTGCCCCCTCCTTCGAGCATATCGCCGAAACCTTCGGTAACGCCAAGGCCAAGGTTTTGGCCGAGACCCTCGATGCGGCGACCGGCAAGTTCCTTGAGAATGACAAGTCTCCCGGACGCAAGCTTGGCACCATCGATAACCGTGGCAGCCACTTCTACATCGCCCTCTATTGGGCTCAGGCCCTTGCTGCTCAGACGCAGGATTCCGAATTGAATGCTCTCTTCATTCCGATTGCCGGGGAACTGACTGCCAATGAGGAGAAGATCGTCGCCGAACTTAATGCCGTGCAGGGGAAGGCTGTCGATGTCGGCGGCTACTACCTACCCGACGATGCGAAGGCCAATGCAGCGCTTCGCCCTAGCCAAACTCTGAACGCGATCATCGCAAAGCTCTGA
- the murI gene encoding glutamate racemase, whose amino-acid sequence MTESSRPSTSAPIGVFDSGIGGLTVVSELRRALPQERILYVGDTARVPYGGKSAETVTRYSREISDLLIAEGAKMIVVACNTASALAVPSIAPNYPIPMLGVLEPGAAAAVKATRSGRIGVIGTRATIASEAYTKAIARLNPELTINAIACPLLVPLIEEGLLDDEITEAVLRRYLVPMLAEGIDTLVLGCTHYPLLKGAIARICGPEVSLVDSAENCALAVKGLLDSDPARELSPRLDILLTDSSEGFLRIAERSLALTIDSLSVRRVGN is encoded by the coding sequence ATGACCGAATCATCACGCCCCTCGACCTCCGCACCCATTGGTGTCTTTGACTCCGGCATCGGCGGACTGACCGTTGTCTCGGAACTCCGCCGCGCCCTTCCGCAGGAGCGAATCCTCTATGTCGGGGATACGGCACGCGTTCCGTACGGAGGCAAGAGCGCCGAAACCGTGACGCGCTATAGTCGTGAGATCTCCGACCTGCTTATTGCCGAGGGTGCCAAGATGATCGTCGTTGCCTGCAATACAGCCTCCGCCCTGGCCGTTCCCTCAATTGCCCCTAATTATCCGATTCCCATGCTCGGCGTGCTGGAGCCCGGTGCCGCCGCCGCCGTCAAGGCGACACGGAGCGGCAGGATCGGGGTGATCGGAACCCGGGCCACCATTGCGAGCGAGGCCTATACGAAGGCGATTGCTCGACTCAATCCTGAGCTTACCATCAATGCCATCGCCTGCCCCCTCTTGGTTCCCCTGATCGAGGAAGGACTGCTTGATGACGAGATCACCGAGGCCGTCCTGCGCCGCTACCTTGTGCCGATGCTGGCGGAAGGCATCGATACATTGGTGCTCGGTTGCACCCATTACCCGCTGCTGAAAGGAGCGATCGCCAGAATTTGCGGGCCCGAGGTATCACTTGTTGATTCTGCGGAAAACTGCGCCCTTGCTGTCAAAGGACTGCTGGATTCCGATCCCGCTAGAGAATTATCTCCGAGACTTGATATCCTACTCACCGATTCCTCTGAGGGTTTCCTTCGGATCGCGGAAAGGTCCCTTGCTCTCACGATCGATTCTCTCTCGGTCAGACGGGTGGGCAATTAG
- the nth gene encoding endonuclease III has product MTRKQRAEELARELPKIYPDAHCELDFKNPLELLVATILSAQCTDVRVNIVTKALFKRCKVAKDYAVIPQEELEEIVRSTGFYRNKAKSLRGMGAALVERHAGKVPSTMEELSAIPGAGRKTANVVLGNAFHINEGVVVDTHVGRLSLRLGLTKNTNPVKVEQDLMELFLQDSWTDLSHWLIWHGRRRCKARNPDCKECELRSLCPSIDNPDRFLQK; this is encoded by the coding sequence ATGACACGGAAACAACGCGCGGAGGAACTGGCCCGGGAACTTCCTAAGATCTACCCGGATGCCCACTGCGAACTCGATTTTAAGAACCCACTGGAGCTCCTCGTCGCCACGATCCTCTCAGCCCAGTGCACCGATGTCCGGGTCAATATAGTGACCAAGGCACTCTTCAAACGCTGCAAGGTCGCAAAAGACTACGCTGTAATACCACAAGAAGAACTCGAGGAAATCGTCCGCTCCACAGGCTTCTACCGTAACAAGGCCAAGTCACTTCGCGGCATGGGAGCCGCCCTCGTGGAACGCCATGCTGGAAAAGTCCCCTCTACCATGGAAGAGCTCTCCGCCATTCCCGGGGCGGGGCGCAAGACGGCGAATGTCGTCCTTGGGAATGCATTCCATATCAATGAGGGCGTCGTCGTCGACACCCATGTCGGCAGACTTTCCCTGCGGCTCGGCCTGACAAAAAACACCAATCCTGTGAAGGTCGAGCAGGACCTCATGGAGCTGTTTTTACAAGATTCCTGGACCGACCTCAGCCACTGGCTGATCTGGCACGGACGCCGCCGCTGCAAGGCTCGTAATCCTGACTGCAAGGAATGTGAACTGCGTAGTCTTTGTCCGAGCATTGATAATCCGGACCGATTTCTGCAAAAATAG
- the leuC gene encoding 3-isopropylmalate dehydratase large subunit, whose translation MGKTLLDKVWEEHTVRTLPDGRTQLLIGTHLIHEVTSPQAFGMVRDLGLKVLYPNRTFATVDHIVPTDQRAEPFSDPLADAMVKELRKNCAESGVTFFDLPSGNQGIVHIVGPEQGITQPGTTIACGDSHTSTHGAFGAIAFGIGTSQVRDVLATQTMAIGKPKVRRINVDGKLAPGVYSKDVILHIIRHLGVNGGIGYAYEFAGSTFDAFTQEERMTVCNMSIEGGARVGYVNPDETTFEYLRGRPYSPKGAEWDAAVARWKAVASDKDAVYDDIVNFKAEEILPTITWGITPGQAIFIDEAIPNPDDLPEKDRATAHEAIEHMKLTAGTPAIGIKIDVAFLGSCTNGRLSDLQEVAKHIRGRKVASHVKAIVVPGSQGVASVAEKMGLAEIFREAGFEWRGAGCSMCLGMNPDKLVGDQLCASSSNRNFKGRQGSPTGRTMLMSPLMVAAAALTGEVSDARKVFGIN comes from the coding sequence ATGGGCAAAACGCTTCTTGATAAAGTCTGGGAGGAACACACCGTTCGCACGCTCCCCGACGGTAGGACTCAACTTCTGATCGGCACCCACCTCATCCACGAGGTCACCAGTCCCCAGGCCTTCGGCATGGTACGTGACCTTGGCCTGAAAGTTCTCTATCCGAACCGCACCTTCGCGACCGTCGATCACATCGTCCCGACCGATCAGCGCGCCGAACCCTTCTCCGATCCGCTTGCCGATGCGATGGTGAAGGAACTGCGCAAGAATTGTGCCGAGAGCGGAGTCACCTTCTTTGACCTTCCTTCGGGGAATCAAGGTATCGTCCATATCGTAGGTCCGGAACAGGGGATCACCCAGCCCGGCACCACGATCGCCTGCGGTGACTCCCACACCTCGACCCACGGAGCCTTCGGAGCGATCGCCTTCGGTATCGGCACGAGCCAGGTGCGCGACGTCCTCGCCACCCAGACCATGGCAATCGGGAAGCCCAAGGTCCGCCGCATCAATGTCGACGGAAAGCTCGCCCCCGGCGTCTATTCCAAGGATGTCATTCTCCATATCATCCGTCACCTCGGGGTGAACGGCGGCATCGGCTACGCCTACGAGTTCGCAGGCTCGACATTCGACGCTTTCACCCAGGAAGAACGTATGACCGTCTGCAACATGTCGATTGAGGGCGGGGCCCGCGTCGGCTATGTGAACCCGGACGAGACCACCTTCGAATATCTGCGCGGCCGCCCCTACTCCCCTAAGGGAGCCGAGTGGGATGCGGCAGTCGCACGCTGGAAGGCCGTGGCCTCGGACAAGGATGCCGTTTACGACGACATCGTGAATTTCAAGGCCGAGGAGATTCTCCCTACCATCACCTGGGGGATTACCCCCGGACAGGCGATCTTTATCGATGAGGCGATCCCCAATCCCGACGACCTCCCCGAGAAGGACCGCGCAACCGCCCATGAGGCTATCGAGCACATGAAGCTCACTGCCGGCACCCCTGCGATCGGTATCAAGATCGATGTCGCCTTCCTCGGCAGTTGCACTAACGGACGCCTCTCTGATCTCCAGGAAGTTGCCAAGCATATCCGCGGTCGCAAGGTCGCCTCGCATGTGAAGGCGATAGTCGTTCCCGGATCACAGGGAGTGGCCTCCGTTGCCGAGAAGATGGGACTGGCGGAGATCTTCCGTGAGGCTGGCTTTGAGTGGCGCGGTGCCGGTTGCTCCATGTGCCTTGGCATGAATCCCGACAAACTCGTCGGGGACCAACTCTGCGCCAGCTCCAGCAACCGCAACTTCAAGGGCCGCCAGGGTAGTCCGACCGGACGCACCATGCTCATGAGTCCGCTCATGGTCGCCGCCGCCGCTCTCACCGGCGAAGTAAGCGACGCCCGCAAGGTCTTCGGAATCAACTAA
- a CDS encoding metal ABC transporter permease: protein MNWFSHFLSLLVEPFGYSFMQRALLSCALIGFTNGFLGTFIILRRQALLADALSHSLLPGLAVAAMIVGLSPGGLLLGGLIAALFVALGAQVMARNSRLKEETAVASLYIIAFALGIVLIRFAKVKVDLTHFLFGNILGVGNGDLWIAYGAAFLTLGTLVLFQRPLLLTLFDVAVAQASGVRVRWVETGLLALTVLGLVASLQAVGVLLSLGLLIIPAATAYLLTDSFNRMLWGGAFLGMICAVGGLFISFFANIPSGPCIVMLMAVFLGAAYLFSPRYGVLFKLIRGRHYHEESLERWEGHQGHDHQVPEKSSDKESKP, encoded by the coding sequence ATGAACTGGTTTTCTCATTTTCTCTCCTTGCTGGTTGAGCCGTTCGGCTACTCGTTCATGCAACGAGCGCTTCTCTCCTGCGCACTGATAGGATTCACGAACGGATTTCTCGGGACTTTCATCATCCTGCGGCGCCAGGCCCTACTGGCAGATGCGCTCTCCCATTCCCTCCTGCCGGGCCTTGCTGTGGCAGCAATGATCGTCGGCCTTTCCCCTGGGGGACTGCTCCTGGGGGGATTGATTGCGGCCCTCTTCGTGGCGCTGGGAGCACAGGTCATGGCCAGAAACTCACGCCTGAAGGAAGAGACCGCCGTCGCCTCGCTCTACATCATCGCTTTCGCACTCGGAATCGTTTTGATCCGTTTTGCCAAGGTGAAGGTCGATCTAACCCATTTTCTTTTCGGTAATATCCTGGGTGTCGGTAATGGCGACCTCTGGATTGCCTACGGAGCAGCCTTCTTGACGCTCGGTACCCTAGTACTCTTCCAGCGTCCCCTGCTCCTGACCCTGTTCGACGTGGCGGTAGCTCAGGCCTCTGGTGTCAGAGTGCGATGGGTAGAGACGGGTCTGCTGGCGCTGACCGTTCTAGGTCTAGTTGCCTCATTACAAGCCGTGGGAGTCCTTCTCTCGCTGGGCCTTCTGATCATACCCGCAGCTACGGCCTACCTGTTGACCGATTCGTTCAACAGAATGCTCTGGGGCGGCGCTTTTCTCGGGATGATATGCGCTGTGGGAGGACTCTTTATCTCCTTCTTTGCCAATATTCCTTCGGGCCCCTGTATCGTGATGCTGATGGCCGTGTTTCTGGGGGCCGCGTATCTCTTCTCTCCTCGATACGGAGTGCTTTTCAAACTCATCAGAGGTCGCCACTACCATGAAGAATCTCTGGAACGCTGGGAAGGCCATCAGGGGCACGACCATCAGGTTCCGGAAAAGAGTTCGGATAAGGAATCCAAGCCATGA
- the leuD gene encoding 3-isopropylmalate dehydratase small subunit — MSLEKITQISGRGVFVPGDDIDTDRIIPARFMKCVTFDGLGEFAFADAKLAEKAAGRLHALDDSRFNGATILISGSNFGCGSSREHAPQALYRYGFRAIIAESFAEIFFGNSTTLGIPCVKMSKNDIADLAALIEKNPSIQVTIDLTESKVTTDDVDFAAEFSLPGHAREPLMNGRWDSIADLVDGLEDVKARVAAIPYLATK; from the coding sequence ATGTCCCTCGAAAAAATCACTCAGATCTCCGGACGCGGCGTCTTCGTCCCCGGCGATGACATCGACACCGACCGTATCATTCCAGCCCGCTTCATGAAGTGCGTCACCTTCGACGGACTTGGAGAGTTCGCCTTTGCCGACGCCAAGCTTGCCGAGAAGGCTGCAGGCAGGCTCCATGCCCTTGATGATTCGCGATTCAACGGAGCCACCATCCTGATCTCCGGATCGAACTTCGGCTGTGGCAGCTCCCGGGAGCATGCCCCTCAGGCCCTCTACCGCTACGGCTTCCGCGCCATCATTGCAGAGAGCTTTGCCGAGATCTTTTTCGGCAACTCGACGACACTTGGCATCCCCTGTGTGAAGATGTCCAAGAATGATATCGCCGATCTCGCGGCGCTCATCGAAAAGAACCCCTCCATTCAAGTCACCATCGATCTCACCGAGAGCAAAGTGACCACCGATGATGTCGATTTCGCAGCCGAGTTCTCGCTCCCGGGACATGCCCGTGAGCCTCTCATGAACGGCCGCTGGGATTCCATCGCCGACCTCGTCGATGGCCTTGAGGATGTGAAGGCCCGCGTCGCGGCGATACCGTATCTCGCTACAAAATAA